The Rhododendron vialii isolate Sample 1 chromosome 8a, ASM3025357v1 genome has a window encoding:
- the LOC131336065 gene encoding uncharacterized membrane protein At1g16860-like has product MGSRFPSHKLSSGLYVSGRPEQPKERAPTMSSTAMPYTGGDIKKSGELGKMFDIPMEGSKSRKSGPMTGPPSRTGSFGGAASHSGPISNAAARAGYTTSGPVSSAGISGSTSIKMSNSGPLNKHGEPIKKSSGPQPGGVASVSRQNSGPLPPVLPTTGLITSGPISSGPISSSGGPRKVSGPLDSMGSVKVHGSSVAHNQAVTTLSQDDEYSFGRNFPKPILWAIILLFVMGFIAGGFILGAVHNAILLIVVVVLSAIVGALFTWNTCWGRKAIIGFIARYPDAELRRAKNGEYVKVSGVVTCGNMPLDSSFQKVPRCVYTSTSLYEYRGWDSKAANPTHRRFTWGLRSSESHVVDFYISDFQTGLRALVKTGYGARVTPYVEESIVVDVHPLNKDLSPEFMRWLAERNLSSDDRVMRLKEGYIKEGSTVSVMGVVQRNDNVLMIVPPPEPLTTGCQWAKCILPASLEGIVLRCEDASKIDVIPV; this is encoded by the exons ATGGGTTCCAGATTCCCATCTCATAAGCTCAGCAGCGGCCTGTATGTATCAGGAAGGCCAGAGCAGCCAAAAGAAAGGGCTCCAACTATGAGCTCAACTGCCATGCCTTATACTGGCGGTGATATCAAGAAATCTGGAGAACTTGGGAAGATGTTTGATATCCCTATGGAAGGTTCCAAGTCAAGGAAATCTGGACCTATGACTGGTCCTCCTTCGAGGACTGGATCATTCGGAGGTGCGGCTTCACATTCTGGACCAATCTCTAATGCTGCAGCTAGGGCTGGCTATACCACGTCCGGTCCTGTATCATCTGCAGGCATTTCTGGTTCAACTTCTATAAAGATGTCAAATTCTGGGCCCCTGAATAAACATGGTGAACCCATAAAGAAGTCATCTGGCCCTCAACCTGGTGGAGTAGCATCAGTGTCTCGCCAAAATTCAGGCCCTTTACCTCCAGTTCTCCCTACAACGGGTCTCATTACTTCGGGTCCCATATCTTCTGGCCCAATAAGTTCTTCTGGGGGGCCAAGGAAGGTTTCTGGTCCGTTGGACTCAATGGGGTCTGTCAAAGTACATGGTTCCTCTGTTGCTCACAACCAGGCTGTGACAACTCTTAGCCAAGATGATGAGTATTCCTTTGGGAGGAACTTCCCAAAGCCAATCCTCTGGGCAATAATTCTTCTATTTGTGATGGGATTCATTGCTGGTGGattcattctcggtgcagtCCACAATGCTATTCTTCTCATTGTTGTTGTGGTTTTATCTGCAATTGTTGGTGCATTATTCACTTGGAATACTTGTTGGGGAAGAAAGGCCATCATAGGATTCATTGCTCGTTACCCAGATGCTGAGCTTAGAAGAGCGAAAAATGGCGAATATGTGAAGGTGTCTGGG GTGGTGACATGTGGAAATATGCCCCTGGATTCGTCCTTCCAAAAAGTTCCTAGATGTGTCTATACTTCTACAAGTTTATATGAGTACCGAGGATGGGATTCAAAAGCTGCCAACCCTACTCATCGTCGCTTTACATGGGGGCTTAGATCATCAGAA AGTCATGTTGTTGACTTCTACATATCCGACTTCCAGACTGGGTTGAGAGCATTGGTTAAGACTGGCTATGGTGCAAGGGTGACGCCTTATGTGGAGGAATCTATTGTTGTTGATGTCCACCCTTTAAATAAAGATCTATCTCCAGAATTCATGAGGTGGTTGGCAGAGAGAAATCTTTCGAGTGATGATCGAGTAATGCGACTAAAAGAAGG GTACATCAAAGAGGGAAGCACGGTTAGCGTTATGGGAGTCGTTCAAAGGAATGATAACGTACTTATGATTGTCCCTCCACCAGAGCCATTGACCACTGGATGCCAATGGGCTAAATGTATCCTTCCTGCTAGCCTCGAGGGTATTGTATTGAGATGTGAGGATGCATCAAAGATCGATGTTATTCCAGTGTAA